ACACCGACGTAGACCGGCTGTGTTCGAAGTGTGGACACGTGGATACAGAGGGTTCGTGGTCGGCGAAGACGACTGGTTCGACGGTCTTCTACAGACATATCTGTCCGAGTTGCGGT
The genomic region above belongs to Haloferax marinisediminis and contains:
- a CDS encoding HVO_0649 family zinc finger protein, translated to MSVRRTPRGTTALDRLREHYTDVDRLCSKCGHVDTEGSWSAKTTGSTVFYRHICPSCGAIETRTLSLK